The sequence below is a genomic window from Candidatus Aminicenantes bacterium.
ATGGTCAGCTGGCCGGCCTGGTGGAATTTTCATTCGTCGTCCAGGCGGCCATGCCCCATTTTATCCGCGGCTGAACCGCGCGGAGCCGACCTGGGGCGTTGCCGGCTATTTGTCGGCGATATTCTCCGCGAACCAGGCGAAAACAGTCTCCCACCAGAGGCGGGCGTTCTGCGGCTTTTGCACGAAATGGTTCTCGTCGGGAAAATAGAGCATTTTTGATTTCACGCCGCGGCGCTGCAGGGCAGTGAAGAGCATCAGCCCCTGCGACACCGGCACCCGGTAGTCCTTTTCGCTGTGCACGACCAGCATGGGCACCTTGAATTTGTCCACGAAGTTGGCCGGGTTCCATTTCTCGAAAAGATCGCTGCTCCAGGGCGTGCCGCCGTGCTCCCATTCCTCGAACCACAGCTCCTCGGTGGAATAGTACATGCTGCGCGAATCGAAAATGCCGTCGTGCGAAACCAGGCAGCGGAAGGGATACTTGAACTCATCGCTGTGCCCCGCGATCCAGTTGATCATGAAGCCGCCGTAGGAAGCGCCCGCGGCCACGATCTTGTCCTTGTCGATGAAGGGGAACGTTTCCACCAGGTACTGCTGGCCCTTGACCAGGTCGATGAAGGGCGCTCCGCCCCAGTCCCGGGAGACCGCATCGGTGAATGCCTGGCCGTAGCCGCTGCTGCCGTGGAAGTTGATGGCCGCGACCACGTAGCCGGGGGAAGCGAACAGGCTGTGGTTCCAGCG
It includes:
- a CDS encoding S9 family peptidase, with the protein product YEPIFKLQIATKKIDPVVPAVNAGSLCLTPDGKALIYLLQNVAMPQEIFKFDLGRRRQTQLTHFNREVFKDVQMNRVEIFRFKGAKDDMVEGFLLKPPFFDANKKYPLVFLIHGGPQGGWTDDFHYRWNHSLFASPGYVVAAINFHGSSGYGQAFTDAVSRDWGGAPFIDLVKGQQYLVETFPFIDKDKIVAAGASYGGFMINWIAGHSDEFKYPFRCLVSHDGIFDSRSMYYSTEELWFEEWEHGGTPWSSDLFEKWNPANFVDKFKVPMLVVHSEKDYRVPVSQGLMLFTALQRRGVKSKMLYFPDENHFVQKPQNARLWWETVFAWFAENIADK